The genomic interval TCTTTGTTTGTCCGGACCAATTTTTCGAAACGATGAGACGACTTTCGGTTCTACTGTTCCTGTCGCTGGCGGTGGTGTCGTGCGGCCGCCGCCGGAGTGCTCCGGCCGCGGAAACGACGGCCGTGCAGCCTGCGGTCTTTCTTCCGGCCATTGCGCCCTCGCACCTGTCCCCCGAAGAGCAGCGCGAATGGCTCCGCTGGCACTACTGGGACCACTTCGATTTCACCGACACGCTGTTTTTGCGCCGTGCCGACCGGGTGCAGATGTTCGAATCCTATGCGCGCTACATCGCCCTGATCTCGGACCGTCCGGCGGATGGCGCCGCCATGGATACGCTCATGCGGCGGGCTTCGACGTCGCGGCCCATGCTCGACTACTTCACGACGCTGGCCGAACGGGTTCTCCACGATCCCAATTCGCCGCTTCGCAACGACGAATTCTACATTCCGGTGCTGGAGGCGCAGCTCCGGGCTCCGTGGTACGACGAGTATGAGCGCATCGCTCCGGAATACGACCTGCGGATGGCCAGTCAGAACCGCATCGGGCGCCCGGCCAACGATTTCCGCTATACGCTGGCGTCGGGCCGCAGCGGCACGCTCTACGGCCTGCAGGCGGAATACGTGCTGATCTTCATCAACAATCCGGGGTGTGCGATGTGCCGGGAGATCCGCGAGGCGATTACGGCGTCACCGATGCTTTCGGAGATGATCGAACGGGGGCGCCTGGAGGTGCTGGCGATCTATCCCGACGAGGACCTCACGGAGTGGAAAGCCTATCGGGATCAGATTCCGGCATCGTGGATCAACGCCTACGACAAGGGCTGCCGGATCAGCAGCGAGGGGCTTTACGACCTCCATGCCATTCCGGCGCTCTACCTGCTCGACCGTGACAAGCGGGTGCTGGTCAAGGACTCCACCGACGTGGCGCAGATCGAGGAGGTGATCGACCGCCGGGGCTGACCTGCGGAGATTGTCCGCTGCCGGGGCTCGGTATAAGCGCGGCTTATCGTGCAATCAGAAAAGACAATCGTTTTTTTATAGATAATTCGGATTGGATTGCTACCTTTGTAGCGGAATCAAAAGAATACACACACAACACACATTAAACACTACAGAATTATGGCAAAGAAATGGCGTTGTACCGTATGCGGGTACATTCACGAAGGTCCCGAGGCACCGGATCAGTGCCCGATGTGCAAGGTCGGCAAGGAGAAATTCGTCGAGGTCGTAGAGTCGGAAGGCGACCTGGAGTTCGTTACCGAGCACAAGATCGGCGACGGCAAGGGAGCCAGCAAGGAGCTCTGGGAGGGTCTGCAGAACCACTTCATGGGCGAATGCACCGAGGTGGGCATGTACCTGGCCATGAGCCGTCAGGCCGACCGTGAGGGCTATCCCGAGATCGCCGAGGCCTACAAGCGCTACGCCTGGGAGGAGGCCGAGCACGCCTCGAAGTTCGCCGAGCTGATCGGCGAGGTGGTTTGGGATACGAAGACCAACCTGGAGAAGCGTATGAACGCCGAGTGCGGGGCCTGCGAGGACAAGATGCGCCTGGCGCGCCTGGCCAAGCAGGAGAACCTCGACGCCGTACACGATACGGTTCACGAGATGGCCAAGGACGAGGCACGTCACGGCAAGGGCTTCGAAGGGCTCTACAAGCGTTACTTCGGCAAATAGTCCCGATAGACCATTTTCTGGGCAGGCTCCCTTCGTCGGGGGCCTGCTTTTTTTGCGGTATTTTGTTGGAGGGGGGGGGAATTTTTGGCTATCTTTGTTCTCCGGCTACACAATCTTTCAAAAATACAACGTGTCATGAAAAAATTCCTCCTGCCGCTTCTTGCTGCGGCGCTGGCCGGTACGACCCTCTCCTGCTCGAAGGACGACGGCGATCCCGCCGATCCCGCCGGAACGGCCATGCTCAACATGTTCAACGAACAGAACGGTAAAACGATCCTCAGCGATTCGGATATCTATATCGACGATGCGGGCAACTTCGTCAGCCCGGGCAGCTGCCAGCTCTTCATGCTGGGCAAAGGTTCGGGGCTGGGTGCGGTGCGCATCTCCGACCTGCAGAATCCCGCACCGCAGGTCGCCGTCGTCAAGAACTACGGCTACGTAGCCGTTCGTGGTGTCGCCGCGTACAAATTCCCGTCGCAGTGCGTAGCGCTGCCGCTCGATGCGGAGATCGATGCGAATCTCCTCCGCTTCTACGTCATGGACAACATCACCGATCCCGAGCGCGGCACCCTGGGGGCTGTCGTGAAGTTCGTGATCGAGCGGCCGCAGAGTTACTGGCTCCCCGAGTGGGATTCGGTTCCCTACCAGTTGGATTACACCTCGAAGAGCCTCGGGGACGAAGTCTCCGTAGTGATGCCCTCCGACAACTTCGAGGCCGAACTCAACGGCAACGGAGAGATCGTTTGCGAAAAACGGGGGCGAAACCTGGTCTTCAGAATGATCGACTGGCCGGCCTACGGCTCCGTCAAGACGAGGTACACGCTGCGTCTGCGCGTGGGCGAGAGCTATACCCAGGTGCAGGTGGAGGTATTGTCCTGAGCCGCGCCCGGCATCAAGGCCAAAAAGACGCCCGGAGAATCTCACTCTCCGGGCGTCTTCCGTTCCGCGGGGCCGCGCTCAGACCTTACGCAGAAGGTCGTGAAACTGCAGCAGGAAAGTACACTTATCGGTAATCCACTCGTATCCCGAACGGGCGATGCGGGCCACCTCGTAGACCGTCTCGGCCCGCAGGCGGATGCACTCCACCGCCTCGCGGATCACCAGCAGGTAGATCAGCATCGCCACCACGGCGAAGAGCCCCCCGAGGATCAGCGCCGCAACAATGAACGACCCGGTGAGCTGCGACAGCCACACCACCAGAGCCGCCAGCAACAACAGGATCGTGATGGCGACCGTCGTTCCGAAGAGCAGAAAGGCGACTACGAAGCGTCCGCCGCTGCTCGCTCGCTCCTTCATGGCCGGAACAGACGCCGGGGTTAATCCTCGCTGCAACGGCAACGGGCCTCCTCGATCTGCTCCTCGACCTCGCTGAGCTTGTTCTTCACGCGGTCGATCTCGCTGTCGAGCGTATCCTTGATCTTGCGGCGCAGTTCGGGACCCGACTGGGGCGTGAACAACATCGTAAGGGCCGACCCGATGATCAGTCCGCCCACGAGCGAAACAATGACAATTCCTGTGTTTTTCATGGTTGCTGAAGTTTTTGAATGCAACGGAAGGTGTTGCAAAGTCCGCGCCAAAGGCGTATCTTTGATTCCATGATTCTCAATCCCAGAAACTGCGTTGCCTTCACGGGCCATCGCACCTACCGCGATGAGGCCCGCGAGGCGTTGTCCCGCACGCTGGAGGAGCTTTATGCGCGGGGTTTCCGGACGTTTCTCAGCGGAATGGCCGCAGGGTTTGACCTGGCGGCCGCCGAAGCGGTCCTGGAGCTGCGGGAGCGGCATCCGGAGGTGCGGCTGGTGGCGGCGGTTCCCTTTCCGGAGCAGGCGGCACGTTTCCCGGCGTCCCGACGTCGGATTTACGAGGAGCTGCTGGCCCGGGCGGACGGGGTCGAGCTCATCGCCCCGGCTTATCACCAGGGGTGTTATGCCCGGCGGAACGACTTTCTGGTGGATCACGCCGCCGTAGTGGTGGCCTGGTACGACGGCTCGCCGGGCGGCACGCATTACACGCTGGAGCGGGCCCGCAGGCGCGGCCGTGAGATCATCGATCTCTGCAGCGGCAGCCGTTCGTCGGAATCCGCCGCGCCGACTCTCTTCTAAGTCCCCGGCGCCCGAAAAACAAAGAACCCGAAGCACGTTTGCTCCGGGTTCCCGTCAGGATGGGCGACGCCCTATTTCCAGTTGAGAATCTTGTGGAAGTCGAACTCCTCGGGGTTGGCGACATACTTTTTGGCTGCCTCGTAATCGTCGGGCGTGATGGCGTTGAGGATGTTCTCGACCACCGACTTGAACTTGTCCGAGGTAATATCCACCAACCGGGGCGGGATCTTGCCCGTCGTGGGGTCCTGCAGATCCTTCAGGTAGAGCGGCGAGACGTTGCCCTCGGAATCCACGTAGACCATGCAGCCCGTCTTGCCCTCCGAGAAGAGCTTGTGCACGCCGATACCCAGCTCCGAGCAGTAGGTCAGGTCGTAGGCGATCGGGGTCTGGCAACGGATCTCGTAGCCCAGCTCCACGGGACGGCTCTTCACCTTGATGCCCAGCTCCTTGAGTTTCTTCTCGATCATCTCGTTGAAGATGTGGGCCTTCGAAACCTTGCCCAGCTCGGGGTGACCGTGCTCGTCGTAGGTGAAGTGTACGCCGCTCTTGCGGATCTCCTCATC from uncultured Alistipes sp. carries:
- a CDS encoding DUF5106 domain-containing protein — encoded protein: MRRLSVLLFLSLAVVSCGRRRSAPAAETTAVQPAVFLPAIAPSHLSPEEQREWLRWHYWDHFDFTDTLFLRRADRVQMFESYARYIALISDRPADGAAMDTLMRRASTSRPMLDYFTTLAERVLHDPNSPLRNDEFYIPVLEAQLRAPWYDEYERIAPEYDLRMASQNRIGRPANDFRYTLASGRSGTLYGLQAEYVLIFINNPGCAMCREIREAITASPMLSEMIERGRLEVLAIYPDEDLTEWKAYRDQIPASWINAYDKGCRISSEGLYDLHAIPALYLLDRDKRVLVKDSTDVAQIEEVIDRRG
- a CDS encoding NADH peroxidase translates to MAKKWRCTVCGYIHEGPEAPDQCPMCKVGKEKFVEVVESEGDLEFVTEHKIGDGKGASKELWEGLQNHFMGECTEVGMYLAMSRQADREGYPEIAEAYKRYAWEEAEHASKFAELIGEVVWDTKTNLEKRMNAECGACEDKMRLARLAKQENLDAVHDTVHEMAKDEARHGKGFEGLYKRYFGK
- a CDS encoding DUF5036 family protein, which gives rise to MKKFLLPLLAAALAGTTLSCSKDDGDPADPAGTAMLNMFNEQNGKTILSDSDIYIDDAGNFVSPGSCQLFMLGKGSGLGAVRISDLQNPAPQVAVVKNYGYVAVRGVAAYKFPSQCVALPLDAEIDANLLRFYVMDNITDPERGTLGAVVKFVIERPQSYWLPEWDSVPYQLDYTSKSLGDEVSVVMPSDNFEAELNGNGEIVCEKRGRNLVFRMIDWPAYGSVKTRYTLRLRVGESYTQVQVEVLS
- a CDS encoding YtxH domain-containing protein, translating into MKNTGIVIVSLVGGLIIGSALTMLFTPQSGPELRRKIKDTLDSEIDRVKNKLSEVEEQIEEARCRCSED
- a CDS encoding SLOG family protein, whose translation is MILNPRNCVAFTGHRTYRDEAREALSRTLEELYARGFRTFLSGMAAGFDLAAAEAVLELRERHPEVRLVAAVPFPEQAARFPASRRRIYEELLARADGVELIAPAYHQGCYARRNDFLVDHAAVVVAWYDGSPGGTHYTLERARRRGREIIDLCSGSRSSESAAPTLF